One Nicotiana tomentosiformis chromosome 4, ASM39032v3, whole genome shotgun sequence genomic window carries:
- the LOC104114319 gene encoding dihydroneopterin aldolase 2-like isoform X2 yields MFLHFHSRGSVTGHMDIPKGDKLVLRGLKFHGYHGVKPEETKLGQKFLVDVDAWMDLRPAGKSDCLSDTLSYTDIYKIVKEIVEGPPRKLLEKVAELIASITLDKYPQVSAVRVQVGKPHVAVQGSVDYLGVEIIRHRGLDG; encoded by the exons ATGTTTCTGCACTTTCACAGCAG AGGATCAGTGACAGGTCACATGGATATACCAAAAGGAGACAAGCTTGTCCTGAGGGGTTTAAAGTTCCATGGATATCATGGGGTGAAGCCAGAAGAGACGAAGCTGGGGCAGAAGTTCCTGGTGGATGTTGATGCTTGGATGGATCTTCGGCCAGCTGGTAAATCTGACTGCTTGTCAGATACTCTAAGTTACACAGATATATACAA AATAGTGAAAGAGATTGTGGAGGGTCCACCTAGAAAACTTCTAGAGAAGGTGGCTGAGCTCATAGCATCTATAACGCTCGACAAGTATCCACAGGTATCTGCTGTTCGTGTTCAAGTTGGGAAGCCGCATGTGGCTGTTCAAGGATCTGTTGACTACTTAGGTGTCGAGATCATCAGACACAGAGGTCTTGATGGTTAA
- the LOC104114319 gene encoding dihydroneopterin aldolase 2-like isoform X3 produces the protein MALPSTMTGHMDIPKGDKLVLRGLKFHGYHGVKPEETKLGQKFLVDVDAWMDLRPAGKSDCLSDTLSYTDIYKIVKEIVEGPPRKLLEKVAELIASITLDKYPQVSAVRVQVGKPHVAVQGSVDYLGVEIIRHRGLDG, from the exons ATGGCATTACCCAGCACCA TGACAGGTCACATGGATATACCAAAAGGAGACAAGCTTGTCCTGAGGGGTTTAAAGTTCCATGGATATCATGGGGTGAAGCCAGAAGAGACGAAGCTGGGGCAGAAGTTCCTGGTGGATGTTGATGCTTGGATGGATCTTCGGCCAGCTGGTAAATCTGACTGCTTGTCAGATACTCTAAGTTACACAGATATATACAA AATAGTGAAAGAGATTGTGGAGGGTCCACCTAGAAAACTTCTAGAGAAGGTGGCTGAGCTCATAGCATCTATAACGCTCGACAAGTATCCACAGGTATCTGCTGTTCGTGTTCAAGTTGGGAAGCCGCATGTGGCTGTTCAAGGATCTGTTGACTACTTAGGTGTCGAGATCATCAGACACAGAGGTCTTGATGGTTAA
- the LOC104114319 gene encoding dihydroneopterin aldolase 1-like isoform X5: MDIPKGDKLVLRGLKFHGYHGVKPEETKLGQKFLVDVDAWMDLRPAGKSDCLSDTLSYTDIYKIVKEIVEGPPRKLLEKVAELIASITLDKYPQVSAVRVQVGKPHVAVQGSVDYLGVEIIRHRGLDG; the protein is encoded by the exons ATGGATATACCAAAAGGAGACAAGCTTGTCCTGAGGGGTTTAAAGTTCCATGGATATCATGGGGTGAAGCCAGAAGAGACGAAGCTGGGGCAGAAGTTCCTGGTGGATGTTGATGCTTGGATGGATCTTCGGCCAGCTGGTAAATCTGACTGCTTGTCAGATACTCTAAGTTACACAGATATATACAA AATAGTGAAAGAGATTGTGGAGGGTCCACCTAGAAAACTTCTAGAGAAGGTGGCTGAGCTCATAGCATCTATAACGCTCGACAAGTATCCACAGGTATCTGCTGTTCGTGTTCAAGTTGGGAAGCCGCATGTGGCTGTTCAAGGATCTGTTGACTACTTAGGTGTCGAGATCATCAGACACAGAGGTCTTGATGGTTAA
- the LOC104114318 gene encoding protein EARLY RESPONSIVE TO DEHYDRATION 15 has protein sequence MALVSGGRSTLNPNAPLFVPSYVRQVEDFSPEWWNLVTTSTWFHDYWMSQHQEEEYGDETFGFTGNDVADLLPENIDLDVDEDILNMEAQFEEFLQSSESEQQGIKSSLYGVNGLPKGSEALVRTLSFPKGPKSPIEPPKYYEKPAKIVSPKNSLRRIQQPR, from the exons ATGGCATTAGTTTCAGGAGGAAGGTCGACACTGAATCCGAATGCACCCCTCTTCGTCCCATCTTATGTGCGCCAAGTGGAGGACTTTTCACCCGAATGGTGGAATTTGGTGACAACTTCGACATGGTTCCATGACTATTGGATGAGCCAGCATCAAGAAGAGGAATATGGCGATGAAACTTTTGGTTTCACTGGAAATGATGTTGCTGACTTGCTTCCCGAAAATATTGATCTTGATGTTGATGAAGATATTTTGAACATGGAAGCTCAGTTTGAAGAATTCCTCCAATCATCTGAAAGTGAACAACAAGGAATCAAGTCATCACTCTATGGTGTCAATG GTTTACCCAAGGGTTCTGAGGCACTCGTACGAACACTGAGCTTTCCAAAGGGGCCAAAATCTCCTATTGAGCCACCAAAGTACTATGAGAAGCCAGCAAAGATTGTTAGCCCAAAGAACAGCCTTCGCCGCATCCAGCAGCCTCGCTAA
- the LOC104114319 gene encoding dihydroneopterin aldolase 2-like isoform X4: MALPSTSHMDIPKGDKLVLRGLKFHGYHGVKPEETKLGQKFLVDVDAWMDLRPAGKSDCLSDTLSYTDIYKIVKEIVEGPPRKLLEKVAELIASITLDKYPQVSAVRVQVGKPHVAVQGSVDYLGVEIIRHRGLDG, encoded by the exons ATGGCATTACCCAGCACCA GTCACATGGATATACCAAAAGGAGACAAGCTTGTCCTGAGGGGTTTAAAGTTCCATGGATATCATGGGGTGAAGCCAGAAGAGACGAAGCTGGGGCAGAAGTTCCTGGTGGATGTTGATGCTTGGATGGATCTTCGGCCAGCTGGTAAATCTGACTGCTTGTCAGATACTCTAAGTTACACAGATATATACAA AATAGTGAAAGAGATTGTGGAGGGTCCACCTAGAAAACTTCTAGAGAAGGTGGCTGAGCTCATAGCATCTATAACGCTCGACAAGTATCCACAGGTATCTGCTGTTCGTGTTCAAGTTGGGAAGCCGCATGTGGCTGTTCAAGGATCTGTTGACTACTTAGGTGTCGAGATCATCAGACACAGAGGTCTTGATGGTTAA
- the LOC104114319 gene encoding dihydroneopterin aldolase 2-like isoform X1, with protein MSCRTYLYRQFSCFFSDLTIHGITQHQGSVTGHMDIPKGDKLVLRGLKFHGYHGVKPEETKLGQKFLVDVDAWMDLRPAGKSDCLSDTLSYTDIYKIVKEIVEGPPRKLLEKVAELIASITLDKYPQVSAVRVQVGKPHVAVQGSVDYLGVEIIRHRGLDG; from the exons ATGTCGTGTAGAACTTATCTATATAGGCAATTTTCTTGCTTCTTTTCTGACTTAACCATACATGGCATTACCCAGCACCA AGGATCAGTGACAGGTCACATGGATATACCAAAAGGAGACAAGCTTGTCCTGAGGGGTTTAAAGTTCCATGGATATCATGGGGTGAAGCCAGAAGAGACGAAGCTGGGGCAGAAGTTCCTGGTGGATGTTGATGCTTGGATGGATCTTCGGCCAGCTGGTAAATCTGACTGCTTGTCAGATACTCTAAGTTACACAGATATATACAA AATAGTGAAAGAGATTGTGGAGGGTCCACCTAGAAAACTTCTAGAGAAGGTGGCTGAGCTCATAGCATCTATAACGCTCGACAAGTATCCACAGGTATCTGCTGTTCGTGTTCAAGTTGGGAAGCCGCATGTGGCTGTTCAAGGATCTGTTGACTACTTAGGTGTCGAGATCATCAGACACAGAGGTCTTGATGGTTAA